Proteins from a single region of Nodularia sp. LEGE 06071:
- a CDS encoding alpha/beta fold hydrolase produces the protein MVNTVNITISPTQFYTWQNYRCVYELHQPANSSNEGLPLLLIHPIGVGLSRQFWQRFRSQWYRKGHKNPIYNPDLLGCGESDMPHVAYTPKDWAEQLEYFLQTIVKEPVVIVVQGALLPVAIELVQKQSNLIAGMILAGPPAWPVITKNSSALQHKIAWNIFDSPFGKAFYRYARTEKFLRSFSTRQLFASENAVDKEWLDMLVAGAENPESRHAVFSFLAGFWRQDYSGYLACINQPTLVVLGETASSISKEGKQETPDERMADYLGCLPQGSGIKLPGRNVLPYESTVQFVEAIAPFIAGLKTVT, from the coding sequence ATGGTAAACACAGTGAACATTACAATATCTCCTACCCAATTTTACACTTGGCAAAATTATCGTTGTGTCTACGAACTACATCAACCAGCTAACTCCAGTAATGAGGGTCTACCTTTACTTTTAATTCATCCGATTGGTGTGGGATTATCGCGGCAATTTTGGCAGAGATTTCGCAGCCAATGGTATAGAAAAGGTCATAAAAATCCTATTTACAATCCTGACTTACTAGGATGTGGTGAGAGTGATATGCCCCATGTGGCTTATACTCCTAAAGATTGGGCAGAGCAATTAGAATATTTTTTGCAAACAATCGTCAAAGAACCTGTTGTGATTGTAGTGCAAGGTGCTTTATTACCAGTTGCTATAGAGTTAGTGCAGAAACAATCTAATTTAATTGCTGGAATGATTTTAGCAGGACCTCCAGCTTGGCCAGTGATTACGAAAAACTCATCAGCATTGCAGCACAAAATTGCTTGGAATATCTTTGATTCGCCTTTTGGTAAAGCTTTCTATCGCTATGCGCGGACAGAAAAGTTTTTGCGTTCTTTCTCCACTCGGCAACTTTTTGCTTCGGAAAATGCTGTAGATAAAGAATGGTTAGATATGTTAGTTGCGGGGGCGGAAAATCCTGAAAGTCGCCATGCAGTCTTTTCCTTTTTGGCTGGATTTTGGCGACAGGATTATAGTGGTTATCTTGCTTGTATCAATCAGCCGACATTGGTAGTTTTGGGAGAAACTGCATCGAGTATTAGCAAAGAAGGTAAACAAGAAACACCAGATGAACGCATGGCGGATTATCTCGGCTGTTTACCTCAAGGTAGTGGAATTAAATTACCGGGACGCAACGTTTTACCCTATGAATCCACAGTTCAATTTGTAGAAGCGATCGCGCCATTTATCGCCGGACTGAAAACTGTCACCTAA
- a CDS encoding NAD-dependent epimerase/dehydratase family protein, which yields MNIAIIGCGYVGCAVAQAWQQKMTFMVTATTTTPERVPTLQTVAQKVVVTQGNDREKLKSVLHNQDIVLLSIGAKGANSYEETYLNTAKTLVEILQDTPSVKQLIYTGSYSVYGDHNGAGVDEETLATPSHDNGKILKATEDILLGASSEKLRVCILRLGGIYGFNRELIKIFSRVPGTTRPGNGEDVANWIHLDDIVGAIEFVRFNHLQGIYNLVDDAGLTSGELLDRLMEKHNLPKVKWDHTAKNNRSYNVKVSNQKIKEAGYKLIHPQIIF from the coding sequence ATGAACATTGCCATTATTGGTTGTGGTTACGTTGGTTGTGCAGTTGCTCAAGCTTGGCAGCAAAAGATGACTTTTATGGTCACAGCTACCACAACTACCCCTGAGCGTGTCCCAACTTTACAAACTGTAGCCCAAAAAGTTGTAGTCACCCAAGGAAATGACCGAGAAAAGCTAAAATCTGTATTGCACAATCAAGATATTGTGTTGTTGAGTATTGGGGCAAAAGGGGCAAATTCATATGAAGAAACTTATCTGAATACTGCGAAAACTTTAGTGGAAATTTTACAGGATACTCCTAGTGTTAAGCAACTCATATACACTGGCAGTTATTCTGTTTATGGCGATCACAACGGTGCTGGCGTAGATGAAGAAACCCTAGCGACACCAAGCCATGATAATGGAAAAATTCTCAAAGCAACTGAAGATATATTGTTAGGAGCATCGAGTGAAAAGCTCCGTGTTTGTATCTTAAGGTTGGGAGGTATTTATGGATTTAACAGAGAACTGATCAAAATCTTCAGTAGAGTTCCTGGTACAACTCGTCCCGGTAATGGTGAAGATGTCGCTAATTGGATTCACCTTGATGATATTGTTGGGGCGATAGAATTTGTGCGTTTCAATCATTTGCAAGGTATTTATAATCTGGTAGATGATGCTGGTCTTACCAGTGGAGAATTGCTGGATAGATTGATGGAAAAACACAATTTACCCAAAGTAAAATGGGATCATACTGCCAAAAATAACCGCTCATATAATGTTAAAGTATCCAATCAAAAAATCAAAGAGGCTGGATATAAATTAATTCATCCACAGATAATTTTTTAA
- a CDS encoding pentapeptide repeat-containing protein — translation MSEMEQYYRVLEIEPGATLEEVNQAYKDLVFIWHPDRIPQDNHRLQKKAQDKLKAINEARDKLRSLHGKQKNIYHSPASQAKKPPQSTYKPPKTNPDLSGKDFSGSNLSNKDLSGRNLSYADLSGADLSDSFMHKVILRGANLSEANLFRANLLLADMREANLRSTNLIGADLSGADLRGADLTGARIRSGDRLLVKLIGANLAGAIMPDGVIHS, via the coding sequence ATGAGCGAGATGGAGCAGTATTATAGAGTTTTAGAAATAGAACCTGGAGCAACACTTGAGGAAGTTAACCAAGCTTATAAAGATTTGGTTTTCATTTGGCATCCTGATCGCATTCCTCAAGATAATCACCGCTTACAAAAGAAAGCCCAAGACAAGCTGAAAGCTATTAATGAAGCTCGTGATAAATTGCGCTCTTTACATGGTAAGCAGAAAAACATTTATCATTCTCCAGCATCTCAAGCCAAAAAACCACCTCAAAGTACCTACAAACCACCTAAGACTAACCCTGATTTGAGTGGTAAAGACTTTAGTGGCTCTAACTTAAGCAACAAAGATTTATCTGGCAGAAACTTGAGTTACGCTGACTTGAGTGGGGCTGATCTCAGTGATAGTTTTATGCATAAAGTTATTCTCAGAGGGGCAAATTTATCTGAAGCAAATTTGTTTAGAGCTAACTTGCTTTTAGCCGACATGAGAGAAGCCAACTTGCGTTCTACTAACTTGATTGGTGCGGATTTGAGTGGAGCCGATTTGCGCGGAGCCGACTTGACAGGAGCGCGGATTCGTTCAGGCGATCGCCTGCTGGTAAAATTGATTGGTGCTAACTTAGCTGGGGCAATTATGCCTGATGGTGTCATCCATAGTTAA